From the Caballeronia sp. NK8 genome, one window contains:
- the rlmN gene encoding 23S rRNA (adenine(2503)-C(2))-methyltransferase RlmN: protein MTSSTTVNLLDLDAAGLTAYCASLGEKPFRAKQLQRWIHQYGADDFDGMTDLAKSLREKLKGRANMAMPDIIQDHVSTDGTRKWLIDVGNGNAVETVFIPEETRGTLCVSSQAGCAVNCRFCSTGKQGFSRNLTTGEIIGQLRMAEFALRRSLGREVGGPGKGERVVTNVVMMGMGEPMLNYDAVVPAMRLMLDDNAYGLSRRRVTLSTSGVVPMMDRLAADLPVALAVSLHAPNDPLRDMLVPLNKKYPLRELMAACQRYLKVAPRDFITFEYCMLDGVNDSEAHARELLAVTRDVPCKFNLIPFNPFPESGLTRSKNEQIKRFAQVLMDAGVVTTVRKTRGDDIDAACGQLAGAVQDRTRLAERMSRTGGKTIEVRAV from the coding sequence ATGACGAGCAGCACCACCGTCAATCTTCTCGATCTCGACGCCGCCGGGCTCACCGCGTATTGCGCGAGCCTGGGCGAAAAGCCGTTTCGCGCCAAGCAATTGCAGCGCTGGATCCATCAATACGGTGCCGACGACTTCGACGGCATGACGGACCTCGCGAAATCGCTGCGCGAAAAACTCAAGGGCCGCGCCAATATGGCGATGCCCGACATCATTCAGGACCACGTTTCCACCGACGGCACGCGCAAGTGGCTGATCGACGTCGGCAACGGCAACGCGGTCGAAACCGTGTTCATCCCCGAAGAAACGCGTGGCACGCTGTGCGTGTCGTCGCAGGCGGGGTGCGCGGTGAACTGCCGGTTCTGTTCCACCGGCAAGCAGGGCTTTTCCCGCAACCTGACCACGGGCGAGATCATCGGTCAGTTGCGCATGGCGGAGTTCGCGCTGCGCAGGTCGCTCGGGCGTGAGGTCGGCGGCCCGGGCAAGGGCGAACGCGTCGTCACGAACGTCGTGATGATGGGCATGGGCGAGCCGATGCTCAATTACGACGCCGTCGTGCCGGCCATGCGCCTGATGCTCGACGACAACGCCTACGGCCTGTCGCGCCGGCGCGTGACGCTGTCCACGTCCGGCGTCGTGCCGATGATGGACCGTCTGGCGGCGGACTTGCCCGTCGCGCTCGCGGTGTCGCTGCACGCGCCGAACGATCCGCTGCGCGACATGCTGGTGCCGCTCAACAAGAAGTATCCGTTGCGCGAATTGATGGCCGCGTGCCAGCGTTACCTGAAGGTTGCGCCGCGCGACTTCATCACGTTCGAATATTGCATGCTCGACGGCGTGAACGACAGCGAGGCGCACGCGCGCGAATTGCTCGCCGTCACGCGCGACGTGCCGTGCAAGTTCAACCTCATCCCGTTCAATCCGTTCCCGGAATCGGGCCTGACGCGTTCGAAGAATGAGCAGATCAAGCGTTTCGCGCAGGTTCTGATGGACGCGGGCGTCGTCACCACGGTGCGCAAGACGCGCGGCGACGACATCGACGCCGCCTGTGGCCAGCTTGCCGGCGCGGTGCAGGATCGCACGCGTCTCGCGGAGCGCATGAGCCGGACGGGCGGCAAGACGATCGAGGTGCGCGCGGTCTGA
- the ndk gene encoding nucleoside-diphosphate kinase codes for MAIERTLSIIKPDAVAKNVIGQIYSRFENAGLKIIASRMVHLSRGDAEKFYAVHAARPFFKDLVEFMISGPVVIQVLEGENAIAKHRDLMGATDPKKADKGTIRADFADSIDANAVHGSDAPETAKQEVAFFFPEVNVYSR; via the coding sequence ATGGCGATCGAGCGCACCCTGTCGATTATCAAGCCGGACGCAGTGGCAAAGAACGTTATCGGCCAGATCTACAGCCGTTTCGAGAACGCAGGTCTCAAGATCATCGCGTCGCGCATGGTTCATCTGTCGCGCGGCGACGCAGAAAAGTTCTACGCTGTGCACGCTGCACGCCCGTTCTTCAAGGATCTCGTGGAATTCATGATTTCCGGCCCGGTCGTGATTCAGGTGCTGGAAGGTGAAAACGCGATCGCCAAGCACCGCGACCTGATGGGCGCGACCGATCCGAAGAAGGCAGACAAAGGCACGATCCGCGCCGACTTCGCCGACAGCATCGACGCCAACGCCGTGCACGGCTCGGACGCTCCGGAAACCGCAAAGCAGGAAGTTGCTTTCTTCTTCCCGGAAGTCAACGTCTACTCGCGTTAA